In Zygosaccharomyces rouxii strain CBS732 chromosome E complete sequence, the DNA window GCTGTTGTAGCATCTGCACCTGGTGCATCATTATTCTTTGTTGCATATGATTCTATGaaatcttttttaaaacccaaatttcaacaattgatGCCCAAGGCCAATGAACCACTTATAGATGTTGTGACCCAGATGGCTTCCTCATCCATTGGTGAGATATCTGCATGCATGGTGCGTGTTCCATCTGAAGTAATAAAGCAGAGAACTCAAACTCATATCtcgaattcttctttgCAGACTTTTAAGAATTTGCTTAAGAACgaaaatggtgaaggtCTACGGAGAAATTTTTATCGTGGATGGTCAACGACAATTATGAGGGAGATCCCATTTACATGTATTCAATTCCCATTttatgaatttttaaagaaaagttGGGCTCAATGGGAAAACGCTAAGGAAATTCCACCATGGAAAGGAGCCATTTGTGGATCGATTGCAGGTGGTGTTGCAGCTGCTAGTACAACTCCTCTTGATGTACTAAAGACTAGACTTATGTTGAGCAATAAATCTATGCCGGTTTGGCAATTAGCTTCTACCTTGTACAAAGAGGAAGGACCTAAGGTCTTCTTCAGTGGTGTTGGACCCCGTACCATGTGGATTAGCGCTGGTGGCGCTATTTTCTTGGGTGTTTACGAATTGGCGCATTCTATGCTTACACGTCCTACCTTGTAAATATATTTACACTTTCTTTTTATACCTCTTCATCTACTAGATATTATGAATTTTTTACCGACTCTTCTCTTACGAGCATATTTCATGATAAATACATCAATCTTGAGGCCCTTTGtatttaattcttcaacgAACGGTGCGATATCATCCATATCCCATTGTGATTGTAACTTAAACAACATCTTAAACCTTTCCTTTATGTCCGATGGTAAAGTGTTTTTTGATAAATATTGTAAATTGGAACCAGTTGGTCTAAAGAACCAACCGCGAAGCATTTCAATCTCAATATCAAAGGGTGCATACGGTGGGAAAGTTGATTTCCATTTAATAAGAAATTCTGCCGGAGGTATACTACTTTGAGATGCATACTTCCTTAGCGCTCTAATTCCGTACCATTCTGCAACTTTCTTCTGATCTAATTGCCAGcaatcatcatcatccttcACTCTTTTCCCATATTTCTCTAAAGTGGTTTTAATTACTTCCCTAGTATATGGATTAGAATCCTGATCCATATCCTTATTAACAGcatcaaaagtttcatccAGCTTTAGTCTGGAAAAGTCTAATGATTCTGCCATTGCACTCATTAGTGTTACATGAAGTGCCTTGCTTAAAAAATCTGAAGAAAGAATGCAAGGATATCCTTTGACTGTACATCCTCCCAATTGATTCCATTGTGAAAGACATTCCTTCTCTGAACACGCTGAACTCGCTAGAAGATCGTCCATGCTCTTTACGGGTAAATCTTGACCATCTGCAGGTGGGAAATCCAAACTGCCATTATGAACGGGGACTGAATCTAAATTTATTATACCTGAAACTTTCTTTGTCTCGTATTCAAAAGTAGTTCTTGCAAACCCTGCAAAATCACTAGTAGGATTCGGTAATCCAAATGTAGTTTCTAATGACGTTTCTTGTTCAGGTGTAAATTCATGCATAAGCATTACAGTATTGGAATGGTTCTTCTGCCTTAGCAGCCATGTCTTGTCTCTCGAACACAACACCACATCACCATCGTCCTCATCGTTGCCTGCAGCCTTAAACTGTAGTTTTGAATTCGAATCTTTTAACACCTCCAGTAATTCAGGGGTGAGGTGCAGCAACCTGAAAGATCCGTCCGTGGACAGTCGTTCGTGCAAATTCAATGACATATCTACAATGCGCGGCTCTAATGAACCTCTTTTTATCAACTTTGGTTCATTGTGTCtattttttcattgttGATTAAACTTCTATGTTGGAAAGATCTGAACTACAATCCCAAAGGGTTAACAGGTAAACAAACATTACTTTtaagaagaggaaaagttATAAGAGCTCTTGCAAATTGTTTGTTAAAGGCATTTCGGACTCCATTTTCCTGTGGAACCTACAGTAAGGTTCGTTGATATTTGGTTACAGagattttcttcaccacGCCAAGAGACGATGTATGATGATGTATCGTCCTCGCTAGACAGCGTTGCAACGGATAATGGACATGCAGatccaccaaagaaagataTCATCCAGTTGTTCAACAATATATTAAGAGCTCAGCTCGGTAATAATCCCAGTTTACAACGATTAGGTACCCCTGCGGAATGGGTAgatatcatttttaaaaaatcGAATGTGTTTTATGGATGCGATGAGTTGATGTGGGGAGCATTCATTGCTTGTATCTACCGTGATCCTCAAGATTCTCAGTTAAGTTGTATTCTGATTGATAAGGTAGGTGTGAGCCATTTCAGCCCCATTGATGTTACTGGGGAGTCACAGTATTATCCTGCTATTGAAAATCTAGTGCCGGCTCATAAGAATTCTGAAAGTCGTCAATGTATAGCTGTGACATTTTTACAAAGGTTTGCACAGTTATCAGATAAGGATGTGCGTCGTGTGCATCCAGATACATTCAAATTTGATTACGATCCCACACATGCTGGTGATTTGGCAAGCGCTTGTATTCAGATGGAAGGTGAGAATAAATTGGTCAATATTGGTAGAAAGTTACTTTCATTGGGATTTTTCCAGGATAGATTAGTTAGTTCGACACTATTGGATGTGGTTTACGAGTACAATGAAGCTGTTTCAGAACCTAATAACAAGTTGGTTTTTTATTTGGGAAaacaattggaacaacTTTTCAATCCATTGACAGAATACTCACCAGAACAGACAGAACATACTTATAAAGCACCTAGTGATGAAACGCCgacagaagaagatgatgcaTTGGTAAAAGCAATCTCAAGGGAACTATTGGAATTACAAACCAATTTTACCTTGAATCTAGTCGAATTTCTACAAAAATTTGTTATAGTGCTTAGGATACGAGTGCTTAACGGTGAAATAGAAGGATTGTCAACAGTGAAATTGAATCGACTTTTTCCACCTACCATAGATGAAGTTACAAGGATAAACTGTATCTTTTTGGATTCACTCAAATCGGCAACACCATTTGGTTCCCTTGAGGTTTTAAAAGCATGCAGTGTTACAATTCCATATTTCTACAAGGCCTATACAAGACATGAAGCGGCtaccaaaaatttcaataagGACATCAAGCTTTTCCTAAAAAGTTTTTACAATCAGATACCACTTTCTGATGTTTTTACCGAAATGAAGATagattctttgatcaaGGGACcccaagagaaattgatgaaaataaaattaattaTAGACAGACTATACGCATCTAAAAAGTGGGATCCGAAAAATGAGGGAGAAGCAAAGAAGTGCTACGATAATGTCATTGAGATAATTGATTCTTTTGGTAGACTAGAGGGACCTTTAAATTCCTATAATTCGAGAGTTTTTACACCATCAGGTAAGATTCTCACAGAGTTAGCTAAGGGTTGGCCAGCTGAACTACAATACAAATGGCTAAAGAGAAGGGTGGTTGGTGTATTTGACATGATCGATCCCAAGGATCCAACCAATGAGAAGTTACTAGTCATTTTTAGTGACTATTTGATGTTTTTGGATGTTGTGGAAGACCGCACGAACTATGGATCGGCACAATTCAAGAAACCTTCCATCTCAGATATTTTAATGAATTCGCTAGTTAATGAAGTACCCCTCCCCCCTAAGATGCCTCAGCTAAGGGTAGATGGTCACTGTTACATTGATGAAGTCTTTGTAACATTATTTGGTAATAACTGCATCAGATTCGACGCATTTAGGGATAAAAATCCTTTTGCAGTAACATTGAAGGTACAACGTAAACCCTTTTCTGCTTACACAGTTGCTGACTTGGTCACAAAGgctaaaattttggaaaaggatACCGCTTTTCATCTGTTTAAAGCTACTCATGATGATATAACGGTATATTCTACAGCACATGAAATGGAGGCATACAGTAATGAGACtatcaaatcaaaatttgctCTGTTTTTAAACATGAATCCCACCGAAAAAGTCATTATGCAACATAAATTGCATGTTGCAATGTTTGCTAAATTTGTGCCTGGTGTTCTTGATACTGAACTGGTTCAACTAGATATTTTAACCAGTGATGGTGGTTTTCGCTCTATAAGAACTGCAATAGAGGAATTGATACCTTCTGTACTTCGTCAGCTTTCATTCGAAATTCCTGTATGCTTTTCTTCGATATATTCGCCCTTGCTTCCTGGAATATTAGCGGCTAATGAAAGCATTATCAAAGGACTCGAGTGCTTCGATTCGGCGAATGCTGTAACTTCTAGACCAGTAAGTAAGACTCGTGGTGAGAAAGAGCCCAGACCAATGTCATCCTCGGTCACAAAAGGTCCTGAATCCCATTCTCGACACCGTCCAGCCAAGTCTTATGCTACGATAACTACATTCAGAAGTAATATTAGTGATACAAAGACTGCTGGTAATCGTCAGTCAGAAGATagatttgattttgaagaaatggaTCAACCCCAAAAAGCTCAAGTAGAATCCCACGAACCTCAGGAGAAAAAAGACAGAATGAAACTCTTTCCTCAAGCGCCAGCACCATCACTAGCAGCACGTCAAGAATCCCAGCCCGCTTCAAAGAAAGCTGGCAGACACcagaaaagaagaagcattagtaacatcttcaaaagcATTTTCagtaagaagaaggaaaatgaCAGCAGCATCAGTACTATCAAGGATAAaaccaagaaaaaatcaaatgaAGGAAGACCAAATGAATCCCAGAAGCATTACTTCACTTCAAATAATAAATCTAGATCTGATAACGGTAGCCAACGCAAACGTTCCTCGGTCTTACAAAATAATTACCCTAAACCGGTCAATGATGCGAGGAATTCATTAAATGGAAGGTCGCCAAATGAATCCTTGGCACCAGTCGAACCACCCAATACGAGAAATAAAGCTGTAGAGGAGAAAAGACACCAATCTATTCAATTGGGACAATTTGATACAGATAATACTGTTGGAACTAATGATAAGAGGTTTTCCACTGTTTCAGACTTCGCCGGACCTGCTAGAAACACATCTACGACGAATAACAGAGACTCTGCCCTTTACAGAAAGTCTCAAATTTCCGAGATGATGAACGAGGAAATTGGACAACCAGAGAGATCTGATTCTCGTGAATTAAAGGAACTGCCGAAGGAACCTCCCATTGATGCATCTAAGgatggaaaagaaaatcatgGATCACCTCCTCAACCAAGTGTAAACGAAGTTCGTGAGCATAATCAAACAATGGCATCTCAAGCTAATAACTTGAGTGACTCCAAGTTGGCAGGAGTGCAAGAGAATATTGTCGCAGAAGATTTAGAGGGGAAACCTTCTCGCGAAAGTCAAGTGTTCAACGATGACCTGTTTGGTGATGTTATTCCAGACCCTAAAAAAGGTCCTTCAACTATCAATGAAACTGGTACCATGCAATCAAACAAAAGGAACTCCGCTGTTCAAAACAATTCACAAGCTGTTAATGGTTCAAGTGTTCCCGGCCCATTTGATAATAAAAAGGTTGAAAACTTTGATGCAGAAATAAAACCTCAAGAAAATGTGCAACAAAATGAGAATGAGCCAGAAGCCACTCATATTGAAGCTACCCAGCCCACCGATAACTTTCAAGATAACTTTTCACAAAAGAAGTCAGTGAATCCAAGAATTCAAAACTTGAAAGCATCGAAAATCGACTTTGAGAAATCTTCCTCGTTTGTGGAGCTCTTTCAAGGGATGAGGTTGGTTCTCGATGAATCTGACGCTAAATACAATTGGAAGAGTTTGCCCAGTGAGTATTCTCTTCGCGATACTTCGCCAGTGAATTTTGTCGAAGAACCAACTCCACAGCCTCAACATCAGCATGCTTTCAAGTCTATTGCTTTTGCTGGTATTAATATTCCACCGAAGCCCCGCGCTGAATCGGCGGTACGTCGTCCACCTCAGGCGAAACCTGAATCAATTAATTCCTTCAGTCCAGGTGCTAGGCAATCCAAACTAGTTAGTGGCACAAACCAAAACGTTGCTCAAGAAAGTGGAAAGAAGGTTTTTAATGCCAGCCAGCAGAATAGGGAGAGTGGAATTAATCAAAATGCTACACAAGGCCAAAAAGCAGGTTTTATCAATCAAAGAATTCCTCGTGAACGTTCGATACCAGAAATCAGATATGGAGGTATGAACCGCCAGTCGAGGACAGGTGTCAACAGCAATGCCTTCGTATCCCCAGGAAATCCTACTCTATCGGCTGATGGTACTGGTAATACCTTGgaagaggaacaagaagaaaatcAAAGAGATGTTGCTAATAAATTATTCGAGAACACATTACGGAAGGACTCTGATTTAGCACCACCACCCAAACTTTCTCAACAATCGAGTCCGGAAAGACCTGCAAGGAAGAAAATACCGACTTTTAAAGTGATAAATAATTCACCTACTAGAATCatccaaagaatttctCCAGATCGTGCTGCTTCCCCGTACAATATTCCATCTGACAtctcaatttcttctgatCTAGACGAACATACAAACAAGCGGTTgtttgaattaaaattttcatcGAAAGATGACATCAACGACAGCGGCAGTTCACCGGTGGAAAGCGCCGCTAAACCATCTATGCCAGATGCCACCACACAGGATGTGGGAAATGCATCTGAAACCTCTGCACCTTCTGTGCATAACAATGATGATTCCAATACAACCCCTGAGGATTCTTTGCCAGAAGGTAAACCATTACAAGGAGAAGATGGCGGTTTATTGGACGATCTTGATTTCAGTTCCTTTAATGTTACCTTTGACACTTTTAATAGGGATCGAGATGTATCACAGAGGAGTATCACTCGTGGTCCTTCTGTGATAATAAAAGACCAAGAACCGTTATCAACTACAGTGGAAAATCCTAGGTCGGAGGAACCTCTCATTTATCGTTTACCAAaaagtaatgaaaatagTACAAGGAAATCCTACTTGAACAGACCTTCTAATACCAGGCAAGTTCATAACGATGATGACCCCATTTGGATTTCTCCTAGTAAACTGGATTACTATGATATTAAC includes these proteins:
- the BUD3 gene encoding Bud3p (weakly similar to uniprot|P25558 Saccharomyces cerevisiae YCL014W BUD3 Protein involved in bud-site selection and required for axial budding pattern localizes with septins to bud neck in mitosis and may constitute an axial landmark for next round of budding) produces the protein MYDDVSSSLDSVATDNGHADPPKKDIIQLFNNILRAQLGNNPSLQRLGTPAEWVDIIFKKSNVFYGCDELMWGAFIACIYRDPQDSQLSCILIDKVGVSHFSPIDVTGESQYYPAIENLVPAHKNSESRQCIAVTFLQRFAQLSDKDVRRVHPDTFKFDYDPTHAGDLASACIQMEGENKLVNIGRKLLSLGFFQDRLVSSTLLDVVYEYNEAVSEPNNKLVFYLGKQLEQLFNPLTEYSPEQTEHTYKAPSDETPTEEDDALVKAISRELLELQTNFTLNLVEFLQKFVIVLRIRVLNGEIEGLSTVKLNRLFPPTIDEVTRINCIFLDSLKSATPFGSLEVLKACSVTIPYFYKAYTRHEAATKNFNKDIKLFLKSFYNQIPLSDVFTEMKIDSLIKGPQEKLMKIKLIIDRLYASKKWDPKNEGEAKKCYDNVIEIIDSFGRLEGPLNSYNSRVFTPSGKILTELAKGWPAELQYKWLKRRVVGVFDMIDPKDPTNEKLLVIFSDYLMFLDVVEDRTNYGSAQFKKPSISDILMNSLVNEVPLPPKMPQLRVDGHCYIDEVFVTLFGNNCIRFDAFRDKNPFAVTLKVQRKPFSAYTVADLVTKAKILEKDTAFHLFKATHDDITVYSTAHEMEAYSNETIKSKFALFLNMNPTEKVIMQHKLHVAMFAKFVPGVLDTELVQLDILTSDGGFRSIRTAIEELIPSVLRQLSFEIPVCFSSIYSPLLPGILAANESIIKGLECFDSANAVTSRPVSKTRGEKEPRPMSSSVTKGPESHSRHRPAKSYATITTFRSNISDTKTAGNRQSEDRFDFEEMDQPQKAQVESHEPQEKKDRMKLFPQAPAPSLAARQESQPASKKAGRHQKRRSISNIFKSIFSKKKENDSSISTIKDKTKKKSNEGRPNESQKHYFTSNNKSRSDNGSQRKRSSVLQNNYPKPVNDARNSLNGRSPNESLAPVEPPNTRNKAVEEKRHQSIQLGQFDTDNTVGTNDKRFSTVSDFAGPARNTSTTNNRDSALYRKSQISEMMNEEIGQPERSDSRELKELPKEPPIDASKDGKENHGSPPQPSVNEVREHNQTMASQANNLSDSKLAGVQENIVAEDLEGKPSRESQVFNDDLFGDVIPDPKKGPSTINETGTMQSNKRNSAVQNNSQAVNGSSVPGPFDNKKVENFDAEIKPQENVQQNENEPEATHIEATQPTDNFQDNFSQKKSVNPRIQNLKASKIDFEKSSSFVELFQGMRLVLDESDAKYNWKSLPSEYSLRDTSPVNFVEEPTPQPQHQHAFKSIAFAGINIPPKPRAESAVRRPPQAKPESINSFSPGARQSKLVSGTNQNVAQESGKKVFNASQQNRESGINQNATQGQKAGFINQRIPRERSIPEIRYGGMNRQSRTGVNSNAFVSPGNPTLSADGTGNTLEEEQEENQRDVANKLFENTLRKDSDLAPPPKLSQQSSPERPARKKIPTFKVINNSPTRIIQRISPDRAASPYNIPSDISISSDLDEHTNKRLFELKFSSKDDINDSGSSPVESAAKPSMPDATTQDVGNASETSAPSVHNNDDSNTTPEDSLPEGKPLQGEDGGLLDDLDFSSFNVTFDTFNRDRDVSQRSITRGPSVIIKDQEPLSTTVENPRSEEPLIYRLPKSNENSTRKSYLNRPSNTRQVHNDDDPIWISPSKLDYYDINKFTGPAFKDAKEMIRTATNENMHKIIAENPTSMNELSYAYLASIIDDDDDQPLNSNDRPIRLTFKE
- the PET8 gene encoding Pet8p (similar to uniprot|P38921 Saccharomyces cerevisiae YNL003C PET8 S-adenosylmethionine transporter of the mitochondrial inner membrane member of the mitochondrial carrier family required for biotin biosynthesis and respiratory growth) — protein: MDSNGFFVSLLSGAAAGTSTDLVFFPIDTLKTRLQAKGGFFANGGYRGIYKGLGSAVVASAPGASLFFVAYDSMKSFLKPKFQQLMPKANEPLIDVVTQMASSSIGEISACMVRVPSEVIKQRTQTHISNSSLQTFKNLLKNENGEGLRRNFYRGWSTTIMREIPFTCIQFPFYEFLKKSWAQWENAKEIPPWKGAICGSIAGGVAAASTTPLDVLKTRLMLSNKSMPVWQLASTLYKEEGPKVFFSGVGPRTMWISAGGAIFLGVYELAHSMLTRPTL
- the DCC1 gene encoding Dcc1p (similar to uniprot|P25559 Saccharomyces cerevisiae YCL016C DCC1 Subunit of a complex with Ctf8p and Ctf18p that shares some components with Replication Factor C required for sister chromatid cohesion), with the protein product MSLNLHERLSTDGSFRLLHLTPELLEVLKDSNSKLQFKAAGNDEDDGDVVLCSRDKTWLLRQKNHSNTVMLMHEFTPEQETSLETTFGLPNPTSDFAGFARTTFEYETKKVSGIINLDSVPVHNGSLDFPPADGQDLPVKSMDDLLASSACSEKECLSQWNQLGGCTVKGYPCILSSDFLSKALHVTLMSAMAESLDFSRLKLDETFDAVNKDMDQDSNPYTREVIKTTLEKYGKRVKDDDDCWQLDQKKVAEWYGIRALRKYASQSSIPPAEFLIKWKSTFPPYAPFDIEIEMLRGWFFRPTGSNLQYLSKNTLPSDIKERFKMLFKLQSQWDMDDIAPFVEELNTKGLKIDVFIMKYARKRRVGKKFIISSR